One window from the genome of Dermacentor silvarum isolate Dsil-2018 chromosome 5, BIME_Dsil_1.4, whole genome shotgun sequence encodes:
- the LOC119454507 gene encoding putative nuclease HARBI1, with protein sequence MTDEEFRRQFRLAKETVLRLCEELDLQQSVASEETVALSQPSVSRILFSVAEAIATVGKAKGWVKFPTATEKVVVKQRFLERGKLPGVVGCVDGTLIAIVRPRKMSPAETEAYWSRKGFYALNCMVVCDANLRIMAIDPRMPGSCHDSFVWRHSALRRRLTCGLLNDEEFLLGDSGYPLEPWLLAPVPGHPTRLTAEGRYNEAHAVVRNAAERCIGILKSRFRCLQSYRTLHYSPRKAATIVTACAALHNLCLQAEDPLPDDPEDDDTSCTSDAATRQVQPPQAPSLPLAQLDEDAYVSPDI encoded by the exons ATGACGGACGAggaattcaggcgacaattccGACTCGCGAAAGAGACAGTGCTCCgcctgtgcgaggaacttga TTTGCAGCAGTCCGTGGCCAGCGAGGAAACTGTCGCCCTGTCCCAGCCCTCAGTTAGCCGCATACTTTTTTCCGTTGCTGAAGCCATAGCAACGGTCGGCAAAGCAAAGGGATGGGTCAAGTTTCCGACGGCCACAGAAAAGGTGGTGGTCAAGCAACGCTTCCTTGAACGTGGCAAGCTCCCTGGGGTCGTCGGCTGTGTTGACGGAACACTAATTGCCATCGTCCGGCCACGAAAAATGAGCCCCGCGGAAACCGAGGCGTACTGGAGCCGCAAGGGATTTTACGCCTTGAATTGCATGGTG GTGTGTGATGCGAACCTCAGGATCATGGCCATAGACCCTCGCATGCCAGGATCATGCCACGATTCCTTCGTCTGGAGGCACTCAGCATTGCGCCGCCGCCTGACGTGTGGCCTCCTGAATGACGAGGAGTTCTTGCTTG GAGATTCGGGGTACCCTCTGGAGCCCTGGCTACTCGCTCCTGTGCCCGGACACCCGACACGGCTGACAGCAGAGGGGCGCTACAATGAAGCACACGCCGTCGTCAGGAATGCGGCTGAAAGATGCATAGGCATCCTAAAAAGCCGTTTCCGGTGCCTGCAGAGCTACCGTACGCTGCACTACTCACCCCGCAAAGCAGCCACCATTGTGACGGCGTGTGCTGCGCTTCACAACCTCTGTCTCCAGGCAGAGGATCCGCTGCCAGATGATCCTGAAGATGATGACACAAGCTGTACGAGTGATGCAGCAACAAGACAAGTGCAGCCACCACAGGCCCCATCGCTGCCCTTGGCACAA TTGGATGAAGACGCGTATGTGTCCCCGGACATCTAA